The Methanosphaera stadtmanae DSM 3091 genome includes a window with the following:
- a CDS encoding 3-hydroxyacyl-CoA dehydrogenase — protein MDFKKVVVAGSGVLGSQIALQTAFKGFDVTIWLRSEGSIDRAKPKLERFKNIYLQTLEAMKTNPQAYCRGLSDKKDLTDDKIDELKDNLIKGYDNLTLTTSYEEAAKDADLVIEAIAEDPKQKIAFYTELAKYLPEKTVIVTNSSTLLPSTFADYTGRPEKYLALHFANDIYRNNTAEIMGHANTSSEYYNQVVEFAQAIGMVPLKLKKEQPAYILNSLLVPFLSAAQGLWADDVADVETIDLTWRLATGAPLGPFQILDIVGLTTAYNIGLMDPRSSDINTIQGKVSAALKKKIDAGELGVNAGKGFYDYTDE, from the coding sequence ATGGATTTTAAAAAAGTAGTTGTTGCAGGTAGTGGAGTACTTGGTAGTCAAATCGCACTACAAACTGCATTTAAAGGATTTGATGTAACAATATGGTTAAGAAGTGAAGGTTCAATTGACAGAGCAAAACCTAAACTTGAAAGATTTAAAAACATATACCTTCAAACTCTTGAAGCTATGAAAACAAATCCACAAGCATATTGCAGAGGATTAAGTGACAAAAAAGACTTAACAGATGACAAAATAGATGAATTAAAAGATAATCTAATAAAAGGTTATGATAATCTTACATTAACAACCAGTTATGAAGAAGCTGCAAAAGATGCTGATTTAGTTATTGAAGCAATTGCAGAAGATCCTAAACAGAAAATAGCATTTTACACAGAACTTGCAAAATATCTTCCAGAAAAAACAGTGATTGTAACTAACTCTTCAACACTACTTCCAAGTACTTTTGCAGATTATACAGGTCGTCCTGAAAAATACTTAGCACTACATTTTGCAAATGATATATATAGAAATAATACTGCAGAAATAATGGGTCATGCAAATACAAGTTCTGAGTATTATAATCAAGTTGTTGAATTTGCACAAGCTATTGGTATGGTTCCACTTAAATTAAAAAAAGAACAGCCAGCATATATTTTAAATTCATTACTTGTTCCATTTTTAAGTGCTGCTCAAGGACTATGGGCTGACGATGTTGCAGATGTTGAAACAATTGATTTAACATGGAGACTTGCAACAGGTGCTCCTCTTGGCCCATTCCAAATACTAGATATTGTTGGACTTACAACAGCATACAATATTGGACTTATGGATCCTAGATCATCTGATATAAATACTATTCAAGGAAAAGTATCTGCAGCATTAAAAAAGAAAATTGATGCTGGAGAATTAGGTGTGAATGCAGGAAAAGGATTCTATGATTATACAGATGAATAA
- a CDS encoding beta strand repeat-containing protein, translating to MKNKILISSIFLIVLLFSLSTITAVDTNTTNMNTIEKQTTDTTKSTLNIVSNNDNNELKFNTTKKEIIPKNKEIKTKTSSIKEHGIANTKTLKKNNEVSYYVSTTGSDNNTGSKDNPYKTIQYAIDKTTTNNTYNIFIKSGNYTGVGNTNLTVNGNHKINFIGEGINKTILDGEANYVIDPNPGYVWESSKIWWPYINATGNYGMTITKGNGHISIYNLSIAHMWSPGGSSISAYPHATIDNYGNLSINSVEFHENYAGVGAGVRNNYGATLLVNNSLFEENRKSSSTGNNGIIYNNGTATILNSLFNHNYARWGTILNDNNITMINTTLSNGIGYDGKSGYKYGSGFACNSGGADFYLPGFFLTYNNIINCTFIKNDQSDIYGYQGNIYAYGNKFINSTGIRLIDSQNSNITYNIINNSMEDIVESTISTTLTTGARTYAIDAQITSNNLTIINNTISMDRGTAISIKKGNIINNTIIMYGPSHVIKKAIEVSGSNSTITNNIINEYIELKGNSNIITKNNIETTSNYAISVYNSAINNTIVENNLVSKELIGDYAVYGNNIKNTIINNTPMPNSDDLYVSPIVNEARNGTMDNPTSLTDALERITSTGTIYLFSKNKKYDLLNSVIINETTVKNTKTVRIKGILNNTPVSGNNKTQLFNIKEGFTVILDNLKFINGTSSNGGIIYSEGNLTVTSSIFQDSYADNGGAVFINKSGNLILKNNSFKNISSLNETLIFNSIGNNLLENNTYENCDIKLKKFTITASTSNPNPILVNNTITVNIDNVILENPTYYDSNITNNINYSIYRNDILLDTITTTSYTLNSTIPTNITTYIISNFSKEKSNTLTFNIIYLKAKAITSNTPTTIVFINEDIHITTTLIDEFNQPVTSGVISYYNNTILMGTVEVINGSARLTLNKTSNIGTTEITIKYTDASNIYENHTNKTSLVILDNVYVSSEVTQPASGSIDNPTTLTDALSKIKDEKTIYLLNGIYYINNQITISKNTTNATTFNIIGQKDVTFFGQNKSSMLNITKDFTIKITNITFRNINKEGLYGAIVNMGKLTLINTTFLNNYNEYAEGTALHNYNGTVIIENSSFINNTGKNGGVIFSKGNLSISNTLFTNNSAEYGGIIYSAGYVQRIMLYPGFFIYKVMSGNLTISNTTFNNSIAKEDYGAIYFLGIDLVLENNTFSNIQSKNETIVIKEITNRIMKNNVYINCSINSTIQISSDATNPSPMKVNDTLKFNIDNIKIKNPRNYDDNITSSIKYNIYLNNIKIDTTDYNPNSFNIIPTIHDTVTLYVIPTFTKTKSNTLIDVEIYDLKNTIIKAENTVSYSDENTTINISVTDKLGTLVSDGGIIRIYENNILLGEAPTHNGVAIIKINPLSTGIHNITIKYIGTETGIYNNQTNTSSIFSLGKHVYVSPDVTEIQEGTLSNPTTLNDALSKVGNYGTIHLLYGTNGIYFINEPIYVAYGYLHSTTNNINIIAQNRVIFDGSGNNMRIMSIIYRNVSMTNISFINSRSIVNNGNLTLIDCIFDNNTAEIKNGGAIENNGHLIIINSTFINNKAINGGAISNGGTIETKGKILFKNNVAEQGGAISNNNFGKIDMNGEILFINNTVKGNNNVYAGAIYNLGNITLTGNTLFINNTASGNSIIYGGAIYNKGNITSIGNTTFNNNKVIAVTAGSGGSIYSLSGVLIFEGNNTFNNNEATTNGGAIQLPTSNTKLILNNNTIFSNNKAYESGGAMSILTALFEINGNITFRNNSADKGGALYLVGSKYIPRKYNIVNAIFLDNKAFIEGGAIYTNYINLTLENNTFTNIISPSETLFLNTTGTNILSNNTYINCSILTTPIILNSNKSPNFLLKINSTIILMLEQFELINPSYYDSNILDNVSYNIYRNDELIKNSDSMIYNLIVDTDRQITTYIIPSILSTKSNILTFKVQSYTNVIIDPVIAQVGDIINLRAQVTDSEGNPVSNGRVIFKVNGKTIRDNNGNIIYVQVINGIAILENYRVPTTWIKSKPVLNAVYGGNNQYITGRTNNTIPMNITKKEVSMTMTTNTTTVKPGQTIKITVKITEKDTNVNEGQVLFKVNGKTMRDNKGYIVYHEVKDGLVTITYTIPENARAQDYTFTCVYGHKLYNRNDINSTITVVKN from the coding sequence ATGAAGAATAAAATATTAATATCTTCTATATTTTTAATAGTATTATTATTTAGTCTTTCAACAATAACGGCAGTAGACACTAATACAACAAATATGAATACAATAGAAAAACAAACAACAGACACGACAAAATCTACTCTAAACATAGTATCAAACAATGATAATAATGAACTTAAATTTAATACAACAAAAAAAGAAATTATTCCAAAAAATAAGGAAATTAAAACAAAAACCAGTTCAATTAAAGAACATGGAATAGCTAACACTAAAACTTTAAAGAAAAATAATGAAGTTAGTTATTATGTATCAACAACAGGATCAGATAATAATACAGGTTCAAAAGATAATCCATATAAAACAATACAATATGCAATTGATAAAACAACAACAAATAATACATATAACATTTTCATTAAATCAGGAAATTATACCGGGGTAGGAAATACTAACTTAACAGTAAATGGTAATCATAAAATTAACTTCATTGGTGAAGGTATCAATAAAACAATACTTGATGGAGAAGCAAATTATGTGATAGACCCTAATCCTGGTTATGTATGGGAAAGTTCAAAAATTTGGTGGCCATATATTAATGCTACAGGTAATTATGGAATGACTATAACAAAGGGTAATGGACATATTTCTATTTATAATTTATCAATAGCTCATATGTGGAGTCCTGGAGGAAGTAGTATCAGTGCATATCCTCATGCAACTATTGATAATTATGGAAATTTAAGCATAAACTCTGTAGAATTTCATGAAAATTATGCAGGTGTAGGAGCAGGTGTTAGAAATAATTATGGTGCAACATTACTAGTTAATAATTCCCTATTTGAAGAAAATCGTAAAAGTAGTTCTACAGGAAATAATGGAATTATTTATAATAATGGTACAGCAACCATATTAAATTCATTATTTAATCATAATTATGCTCGTTGGGGAACAATATTAAATGATAACAATATCACTATGATAAATACAACATTATCTAATGGTATTGGTTATGATGGAAAGAGTGGTTATAAATATGGAAGTGGTTTTGCATGTAACTCTGGTGGGGCTGACTTTTATTTACCAGGATTTTTCTTAACATACAATAATATAATCAATTGTACTTTTATTAAAAATGATCAAAGTGATATTTATGGTTATCAAGGAAACATTTATGCTTATGGAAATAAATTTATTAATTCTACAGGTATTAGGTTAATTGATAGTCAAAATTCAAATATAACCTATAATATTATAAACAATTCAATGGAAGATATTGTAGAATCTACTATTAGTACTACTTTAACTACTGGTGCTAGAACATATGCTATTGATGCTCAAATTACTAGTAATAATTTGACTATAATAAATAACACAATTTCAATGGATAGAGGTACTGCTATCAGTATAAAAAAAGGAAATATTATTAACAATACAATTATTATGTATGGTCCATCACATGTTATAAAAAAAGCTATAGAAGTTAGTGGATCTAATTCTACAATAACTAATAATATTATAAATGAATATATTGAACTTAAGGGAAATTCAAATATAATTACTAAAAACAATATAGAAACAACTTCAAACTATGCAATATCAGTATATAATTCTGCTATTAATAATACTATTGTAGAAAATAATTTAGTTTCTAAAGAATTAATTGGAGATTATGCTGTATATGGAAATAATATAAAAAATACAATTATAAATAATACTCCAATGCCTAATAGTGATGATTTATATGTAAGTCCTATTGTTAATGAAGCAAGAAATGGAACTATGGATAATCCAACTTCTTTAACTGATGCACTAGAGAGAATAACAAGTACAGGTACAATATACTTATTTTCAAAAAATAAAAAATATGACTTATTAAATTCAGTAATAATTAATGAAACAACTGTTAAAAATACAAAAACAGTACGTATCAAAGGAATTTTAAATAATACTCCTGTATCTGGAAATAACAAAACTCAACTATTTAATATAAAAGAAGGATTTACTGTAATACTGGATAATTTAAAATTTATCAATGGTACTTCATCGAATGGTGGGATAATATATTCAGAAGGAAATTTAACAGTAACTTCATCAATATTCCAAGATAGTTATGCAGACAATGGTGGGGCAGTATTTATAAATAAAAGTGGAAATCTTATATTAAAAAATAACTCTTTTAAAAATATAAGTTCTCTAAATGAAACATTAATATTTAATTCAATAGGAAACAATCTATTAGAAAATAATACTTATGAAAATTGTGATATTAAATTAAAAAAATTTACAATAACAGCAAGTACTTCAAATCCAAATCCTATTCTAGTAAATAATACTATAACTGTTAATATAGATAATGTAATTCTAGAAAATCCAACATATTATGATAGTAACATAACAAATAATATCAATTATAGTATTTATAGAAATGATATTTTATTAGATACAATTACTACAACTTCTTATACATTAAATTCAACAATACCTACTAATATTACAACATATATAATATCTAATTTTTCAAAAGAAAAATCAAATACATTAACATTTAATATAATTTACTTAAAAGCAAAAGCAATAACTTCAAACACTCCAACTACTATTGTGTTTATTAATGAGGATATACACATCACAACAACATTAATTGATGAATTTAATCAACCAGTAACTAGTGGAGTTATTAGTTATTATAATAATACAATCCTTATGGGTACAGTAGAAGTAATAAATGGAAGTGCAAGATTAACATTAAATAAAACATCTAATATTGGAACAACAGAAATAACTATAAAGTATACTGATGCTAGTAATATCTATGAAAATCATACAAATAAAACATCACTTGTAATATTAGATAATGTATATGTAAGTTCAGAAGTTACACAACCAGCTTCAGGATCAATAGATAATCCAACAACACTTACTGATGCTTTATCTAAAATAAAAGATGAAAAAACAATATATTTACTTAATGGGATTTATTATATAAATAATCAAATAACAATTAGTAAAAACACTACTAATGCAACGACATTTAATATTATTGGTCAAAAAGATGTAACATTTTTTGGACAAAATAAATCATCCATGTTAAATATTACTAAAGATTTTACTATAAAAATTACTAATATTACTTTTAGAAATATAAATAAAGAAGGACTTTATGGTGCAATAGTTAATATGGGAAAATTAACATTGATAAATACTACTTTTTTAAATAATTATAATGAATATGCTGAGGGTACTGCATTACATAACTATAATGGTACTGTTATAATAGAAAATTCATCATTTATTAATAACACTGGGAAAAATGGTGGAGTAATATTTTCAAAAGGTAATTTATCTATATCTAATACATTATTTACTAATAATTCTGCAGAATATGGTGGAATAATTTATTCAGCAGGATATGTTCAAAGAATAATGTTATATCCAGGATTTTTCATATATAAAGTAATGTCTGGAAATCTTACAATATCTAACACTACATTTAATAATTCCATAGCAAAAGAGGATTATGGAGCAATATATTTCTTAGGAATAGATTTAGTATTAGAAAACAATACTTTTAGTAATATTCAATCAAAAAATGAAACAATAGTAATTAAAGAAATTACAAATAGAATTATGAAAAATAATGTGTATATTAACTGTTCTATAAACTCAACAATTCAAATATCCTCTGATGCTACAAATCCATCACCTATGAAGGTAAATGATACTTTAAAATTCAATATAGATAATATAAAAATTAAGAATCCTAGAAATTATGATGATAACATAACAAGTAGTATTAAATATAATATATATTTAAATAATATTAAAATTGACACAACAGATTATAATCCAAATTCATTTAATATAATACCTACAATACATGATACAGTAACATTATATGTCATACCTACATTTACTAAAACTAAATCAAACACACTTATTGATGTGGAAATATATGATCTTAAAAATACTATTATTAAAGCAGAAAACACAGTAAGTTATAGTGATGAAAATACGACAATAAATATATCAGTAACTGATAAATTAGGAACATTAGTATCTGATGGTGGAATAATAAGGATATATGAAAATAATATATTGTTAGGTGAAGCTCCAACTCACAATGGTGTAGCTATTATTAAAATAAATCCATTATCAACAGGAATACATAATATAACTATAAAATATATTGGAACAGAAACGGGAATTTACAATAATCAAACAAACACATCATCTATATTCTCATTGGGAAAACATGTCTATGTAAGTCCAGATGTAACTGAAATACAAGAAGGTACATTATCTAATCCAACAACACTTAATGATGCTTTATCAAAAGTTGGAAACTATGGAACAATACATCTATTATATGGTACTAATGGAATATATTTCATTAATGAACCAATATATGTAGCTTATGGATATTTACATTCAACTACTAATAATATTAATATAATAGCTCAAAATAGAGTAATATTTGATGGTAGTGGTAATAATATGAGAATAATGAGTATAATTTATCGAAATGTATCTATGACTAATATCTCCTTTATCAATTCTAGATCAATAGTTAATAATGGAAATTTAACTTTAATAGATTGTATATTTGATAATAATACTGCAGAAATAAAAAATGGTGGAGCAATTGAGAATAATGGACATTTAATTATTATAAATAGCACATTTATAAACAACAAAGCTATTAATGGTGGAGCAATTAGTAATGGGGGAACTATTGAAACAAAAGGAAAAATATTATTCAAAAACAATGTTGCAGAACAAGGTGGAGCAATTAGTAATAATAATTTTGGAAAAATAGATATGAATGGTGAAATTTTATTCATAAATAACACTGTTAAAGGAAATAATAATGTCTATGCTGGAGCAATCTATAACTTAGGAAATATAACATTAACAGGTAACACTTTATTTATAAATAATACAGCAAGTGGTAATAGTATTATTTATGGTGGAGCAATTTACAACAAAGGAAATATAACTAGTATAGGAAATACTACCTTTAATAATAACAAAGTAATAGCAGTAACTGCAGGATCTGGAGGCTCAATATATAGTTTAAGTGGTGTACTTATTTTTGAAGGAAACAACACCTTTAATAATAATGAAGCTACTACAAATGGAGGAGCAATACAATTACCAACTTCAAATACTAAATTAATATTAAATAACAATACTATATTTAGTAATAATAAGGCATATGAATCTGGAGGAGCTATGTCTATCTTGACAGCCCTATTTGAAATAAATGGAAATATAACATTTAGAAATAATTCTGCAGATAAAGGTGGAGCATTATATTTAGTTGGAAGTAAATATATTCCACGTAAGTATAATATAGTAAATGCTATATTTTTAGATAATAAAGCATTTATTGAAGGTGGAGCAATTTACACAAATTACATAAATCTAACATTAGAAAATAATACTTTTACTAATATAATAAGTCCAAGTGAAACATTATTCCTAAATACTACAGGAACAAATATTTTATCTAATAATACATATATAAACTGTTCAATATTAACAACACCTATAATATTAAATTCAAACAAGTCCCCAAACTTTTTATTAAAAATAAATAGTACTATTATATTAATGCTTGAGCAATTTGAATTAATAAATCCTAGTTATTATGATAGTAACATATTAGATAATGTTTCATATAATATATATAGAAATGATGAACTTATAAAAAATAGTGATTCAATGATATATAACTTAATAGTTGATACAGATAGACAGATAACTACATATATTATTCCAAGTATTTTAAGTACTAAATCAAACATATTAACATTTAAAGTACAAAGTTATACTAATGTAATAATAGATCCAGTAATTGCACAAGTAGGCGATATAATTAATTTAAGAGCACAAGTAACAGATAGTGAAGGAAATCCAGTATCTAATGGACGTGTAATATTTAAAGTAAATGGTAAAACAATAAGAGATAATAATGGAAATATAATTTATGTACAAGTAATTAATGGAATAGCTATACTTGAAAATTATAGAGTACCAACAACTTGGATAAAATCAAAACCAGTACTAAATGCAGTTTATGGTGGAAATAATCAATATATAACTGGAAGAACAAATAATACGATACCAATGAATATAACTAAGAAAGAAGTATCTATGACAATGACAACAAACACTACAACAGTAAAACCAGGCCAAACAATAAAAATAACAGTGAAAATAACAGAAAAAGATACTAATGTAAATGAAGGACAGGTATTATTTAAGGTAAATGGTAAAACAATGAGAGATAATAAGGGATATATAGTCTACCATGAAGTTAAAGATGGACTAGTAACAATAACATACACAATACCAGAAAATGCCAGAGCACAAGACTATACATTCACATGTGTATATGGACACAAGTTATACAATAGAAACGATATAAACAGCACCATAACTGTTGTAAAAAACTAA
- a CDS encoding SDR family NAD(P)-dependent oxidoreductase: MTDDMKGKVTIVTGGGKGIGFGIATAFAKAKSNIVITGRTESTLISAKEKLEKYGVEVLPITADGGYEEQVKEAVDKIIEKFGRIDVLINNAQASKSGLQLVEHTQEDFDLAIKSGIYAVFNFMKFTYPYLKETKGSVINFASGAGLFGRDGQSSYAAAKEGIRGLSRVAATEWGKDGININVVCPLVMTKQLEQWKAEYPELFEKTIQGIPLQRFGDAEKDIGGTCLFLASDAASYISGETITLQGGSGLRP; this comes from the coding sequence ATGACTGATGATATGAAAGGAAAAGTAACAATAGTAACTGGTGGAGGAAAAGGTATTGGATTTGGAATTGCAACAGCATTTGCAAAAGCAAAATCAAACATAGTAATTACTGGTAGAACAGAATCTACATTAATAAGTGCTAAAGAAAAACTTGAAAAATATGGTGTAGAAGTATTACCTATAACAGCTGATGGTGGATATGAAGAACAAGTAAAAGAAGCAGTAGATAAAATAATTGAAAAATTTGGAAGAATTGATGTATTAATAAACAATGCACAAGCATCAAAATCTGGTCTTCAACTTGTTGAACATACACAAGAAGACTTTGATTTAGCAATTAAATCTGGAATATATGCTGTATTCAACTTCATGAAATTCACTTATCCCTACCTTAAAGAAACAAAAGGTTCAGTAATTAACTTTGCATCAGGAGCAGGATTATTTGGAAGAGATGGGCAATCATCATATGCTGCTGCAAAAGAAGGAATAAGAGGATTATCAAGAGTTGCTGCTACAGAATGGGGAAAAGATGGAATTAATATAAATGTAGTTTGTCCTCTTGTAATGACAAAACAATTAGAACAATGGAAAGCAGAATATCCAGAACTCTTTGAAAAAACAATACAAGGAATTCCATTACAAAGATTTGGTGATGCAGAAAAAGATATTGGTGGAACATGTCTATTTTTAGCATCTGATGCTGCTAGTTATATTTCCGGAGAAACCATTACACTTCAAGGTGGATCTGGTCTAAGACCATGA
- a CDS encoding TetR/AcrR family transcriptional regulator, with amino-acid sequence MNTYNKILENTYKLFLKKGLYNVSSEDISRASNISPGTLYYHFKNKDEIIENVLNKYVLKVYYDCLDEANNCNGDTFTRLTVFYKGILGLDNEYQPKYVFNNENDFKKILVISFEGMQKYKEINQKYNDFNFKYTQSIRNIIENGKNKGEIQSNLDTNELVLFIKSNINGIFFLWIFQKNFNSKEIINMNLKHIWNYIKENKNH; translated from the coding sequence TTGAATACATATAACAAAATACTAGAAAATACTTATAAATTATTTCTTAAAAAAGGACTTTACAATGTTTCATCAGAAGATATAAGTAGAGCATCAAACATTAGTCCGGGAACATTGTATTATCATTTTAAAAATAAGGATGAAATTATTGAAAATGTATTAAATAAATATGTTCTAAAGGTTTATTATGATTGTTTAGATGAAGCAAATAATTGTAATGGAGATACTTTTACTAGATTAACTGTTTTTTACAAGGGAATACTAGGACTAGATAATGAATATCAACCAAAATATGTTTTTAATAATGAAAATGATTTTAAGAAAATTCTTGTAATTTCTTTTGAAGGAATGCAAAAATATAAAGAAATAAATCAGAAATATAATGATTTTAATTTTAAATACACCCAATCTATTAGAAATATAATAGAAAATGGAAAAAATAAAGGTGAAATTCAATCTAATTTAGATACTAATGAATTGGTATTGTTTATTAAATCCAATATTAATGGAATTTTCTTTTTATGGATTTTTCAGAAGAATTTTAATTCAAAAGAGATAATTAATATGAATTTAAAACATATATGGAACTACATCAAAGAAAACAAGAATCATTAA
- a CDS encoding DUF2180 family protein, giving the protein MKCYVCAKEGKDTEAIAICIVCGMGLCEDHIVHEELEVWTGGYPFPAEKLDETLPRILCQRCYNAIKAAEK; this is encoded by the coding sequence ATGAAATGTTATGTTTGTGCTAAAGAAGGTAAGGATACAGAAGCAATAGCTATTTGTATAGTTTGTGGTATGGGTTTATGTGAAGATCATATTGTACATGAAGAACTTGAAGTATGGACAGGAGGATACCCATTCCCTGCTGAAAAACTAGATGAAACTTTACCTAGAATATTATGTCAAAGATGTTACAATGCTATAAAAGCAGCAGAAAAATAA
- a CDS encoding acyltransferase yields the protein MGDNKSRIIYIDQLRTISIIWLVLINVAFIFKCQNMTTLEEYVLFSSFAFGVPIFLMLLGELMLDRDYSNLEFFFKNSFFRILVPFLLWNSIMAVLATSLNYSNFGLNIGTLITFASNFMTQHWYAWMLLGIYLSLPILSEFIRKWQLKGAEYYLILAIIASIIYQCLAYVNSPSYFNLTFFIGPLIYLFSGYYLENKKINLDDNKLVIMGLILTVISTAIIIYDMIVINHMTFTLLLHHYNFYTHSYLDVSVIVLVQATGIFLVFKYINKDVSGILLKIKNILHNKWILDFTTSISRSCYGIYLTHQSILMLLTLIFSLDQTNEMYGIPIISIVTLISSWLLMLLLKKVGIPTKYIGYD from the coding sequence ATGGGGGATAATAAATCAAGAATTATATACATAGATCAATTACGTACAATAAGTATAATATGGCTTGTTTTAATAAATGTAGCCTTTATATTTAAGTGTCAAAACATGACAACACTTGAGGAATATGTTTTATTTTCATCATTTGCATTTGGTGTACCAATATTTCTTATGTTACTTGGAGAATTAATGTTGGATAGGGATTATTCTAATCTGGAATTTTTCTTTAAAAATTCATTCTTTAGAATTCTAGTACCATTTTTATTGTGGAATTCAATAATGGCAGTACTAGCAACATCATTAAATTATAGTAATTTTGGACTGAATATTGGAACACTAATAACATTTGCAAGTAATTTCATGACACAACATTGGTATGCATGGATGTTGTTGGGAATATATTTATCATTACCTATATTAAGTGAATTTATAAGAAAATGGCAGTTAAAAGGAGCAGAATATTATTTGATACTTGCAATAATAGCTTCAATAATATATCAATGTCTTGCTTATGTTAATTCACCTAGTTACTTTAATTTAACCTTCTTTATAGGACCATTAATCTATTTATTTTCAGGTTATTACTTGGAAAATAAGAAGATAAATTTAGATGATAATAAACTTGTTATCATGGGACTTATATTAACTGTTATTTCAACAGCAATTATAATCTATGATATGATAGTTATAAATCATATGACTTTCACATTATTACTGCATCATTATAATTTCTATACACATTCCTATCTTGATGTTAGTGTAATAGTACTAGTCCAAGCTACAGGTATATTTCTAGTATTTAAATATATCAATAAGGATGTAAGTGGAATACTTCTTAAAATAAAAAATATATTACATAATAAATGGATTTTGGATTTTACAACATCTATAAGTAGATCCTGTTATGGAATTTACCTAACACATCAGAGTATATTGATGTTATTAACTTTAATATTTAGTTTAGATCAAACAAATGAAATGTATGGAATACCCATAATTAGTATTGTAACATTAATATCCAGCTGGCTTTTAATGTTATTACTTAAAAAAGTAGGAATTCCAACAAAATATATTGGTTATGATTAA